A portion of the Clostridium gelidum genome contains these proteins:
- a CDS encoding winged helix-turn-helix transcriptional regulator, which translates to MKIREEYTCPLELTHDITKGKWKPIILWQLRLGNTSLASLEKNIHGVNQKMLIEQLKELLDFGIIGKKTFEGYPLRVEYFLTERGEKMLEAITIMQNIGIELMQENGMEDVLRAKGFMD; encoded by the coding sequence TTGAAAATAAGAGAAGAATACACCTGTCCATTAGAACTGACACATGATATTACAAAGGGGAAATGGAAACCCATTATATTATGGCAGTTAAGACTTGGTAATACATCACTTGCAAGCCTTGAAAAGAATATACATGGTGTGAATCAAAAAATGCTTATAGAGCAGTTAAAAGAACTTTTAGATTTTGGAATAATAGGTAAAAAGACATTTGAGGGTTATCCTTTAAGGGTTGAATATTTTTTAACTGAGCGTGGGGAAAAAATGCTTGAAGCTATTACAATTATGCAAAATATAGGCATTGAGCTTATGCAAGAGAATGGAATGGAGGATGTACTAAGAGCAAAAGGATTTATGGATTAG
- a CDS encoding pyridoxamine 5'-phosphate oxidase family protein, with protein MINAEKTIGNLIDKVSISFISSIDDEGFPNMKAMLPPRKREGIKDIYFTTNTSSMRVSQYKENPKASVYFCDKRFFRGVMLKGTMEVLEDSETKEMIWNEGDKIYYPLGVTDRDYCVLKFTAHKGRFYSNFKSENFDVQ; from the coding sequence ATGATAAATGCAGAGAAAACCATAGGTAATTTAATTGACAAAGTAAGTATTTCTTTTATCAGTTCTATAGATGATGAAGGATTTCCAAATATGAAAGCAATGTTACCACCACGAAAAAGAGAAGGAATTAAGGATATTTATTTTACAACAAACACTTCATCTATGAGAGTAAGCCAATATAAAGAAAATCCAAAAGCAAGCGTGTACTTTTGTGATAAACGCTTTTTCAGAGGTGTGATGTTAAAAGGGACTATGGAAGTACTTGAAGATAGTGAAACTAAAGAAATGATTTGGAATGAGGGTGATAAAATATATTATCCTTTAGGTGTAACTGATCGTGACTATTGCGTTTTAAAATTCACTGCACATAAAGGACGGTTTTATAGCAATTTTAAATCGGAAAATTTTGATGTGCAATAA
- the aat gene encoding leucyl/phenylalanyl-tRNA--protein transferase produces the protein MTVYKLSKELIFPNPELSEEDGLLAIGGDLSLERLLLAYSNGIFPWYNEGEPILWWCPKPRFIVKPNEIKISKSMKKIIKKKQFTVTFNNDFEGVINNCKSMRENNEGTWITEDMKNAYINLFKCGYAMSVETYLDNELVGGLYGVKIGKCFFGESMFSKVSNSSKIALITLADKLQQEDFILIDCQMHTTHLESMGGKSVEWNKFQEMLHRGIIL, from the coding sequence TTGACTGTATATAAGTTATCTAAAGAATTAATATTCCCAAATCCTGAACTTTCAGAAGAAGATGGGCTTTTAGCTATTGGAGGAGATTTATCTTTAGAAAGATTATTACTTGCATATTCTAATGGTATTTTTCCTTGGTATAATGAAGGAGAACCTATTTTATGGTGGTGTCCAAAGCCAAGGTTTATTGTAAAACCAAATGAAATTAAAATTTCTAAATCAATGAAAAAAATCATTAAAAAGAAACAATTTACTGTAACTTTTAATAATGATTTTGAAGGTGTCATAAACAATTGCAAATCAATGAGGGAAAATAATGAAGGCACTTGGATTACAGAAGATATGAAAAATGCTTATATAAATTTATTCAAATGTGGATATGCAATGAGTGTTGAAACATATTTAGATAATGAATTAGTTGGAGGACTATATGGTGTTAAAATAGGAAAATGTTTCTTTGGAGAATCTATGTTTTCAAAGGTAAGCAATAGTTCCAAAATAGCATTAATTACTCTGGCAGATAAATTACAACAAGAAGATTTTATATTAATAGATTGCCAAATGCATACTACTCATCTAGAAAGTATGGGAGGCAAATCGGTAGAATGGAATAAATTTCAAGAAATGCTTCATAGAGGAATAATATTATAG
- a CDS encoding family 2 glycosyl transferase encodes MKKFIIFSIIIVLSAFLSFKYIYIIRNEASVYTGDGISYIAKVDNTSFYIYSYGKWEKSFIKGVNIGAAKPGTFPGELAITKEEYLRWFKQIADMNADTIRVYTILKPEFYDALYDYNKTSLKPIYIFQGTWINEDDLSELQDAHNPIIKNGFKEDIKTLIDIIHGKAELEAKRGHASGVYTKDISPYVMGWILGLEWDPEFVENTNKINESINSFDGKYLYTENASPFEAFLAECGDYAINYETEKYKLQRPLSFTNWVTTDTLKHPNEPLKKEDMVEVNTEHIKKSDSFKPGLFASYHVYPYYPDFMNYQHDYATYTDEDGKINTYKAYLKDLIKEHTVPVLVAEFGIPASRGKAHENIHMGYNQGDIDEKSQGEMDAAMLQDIYDEGYAGGLVFTWQDEWFKRTWNTMDLDLPDKRAYWSNPQTNEQEFGILAFDPGEDKSICYVDGDISDWKRDKPSVDTSNMKLYVKSDEKYLYIMGDIKGFDFQNDKVFLPIDITPYSGNLKYNDYNLTFKRPTDMVIVLDNKEGSRIVTDSYYDTFYYLYSKQLKMIDENTAYEKKDSGIFNPIYLCLNRSLFLPEDEKTLPLEKYETGKLILGDANPEHKDYNSLADYAVNKDKVEIRIPWQLLNVMDPSTKMIMDDFNEKNKISSLKIEGLYIGGILTKNNVVTETSNMEVYNWNEWEIPTYHERLKPSYDILKKAFKSIGK; translated from the coding sequence ATGAAAAAATTCATAATATTTTCAATAATTATTGTTTTATCAGCCTTTCTAAGTTTTAAGTATATATACATAATCAGAAACGAAGCATCAGTATATACAGGGGATGGTATATCCTATATTGCTAAAGTCGATAATACATCATTTTATATATACAGTTATGGAAAATGGGAAAAATCCTTTATTAAAGGGGTAAATATTGGTGCGGCAAAACCGGGTACTTTTCCTGGAGAATTAGCTATAACAAAAGAAGAATATTTGAGATGGTTTAAACAAATAGCAGATATGAATGCGGACACAATAAGGGTATATACAATCCTTAAACCAGAATTTTATGATGCATTATATGACTATAATAAAACTTCATTAAAACCTATATATATTTTTCAAGGAACATGGATTAATGAAGATGATCTATCGGAATTACAAGATGCACATAATCCAATAATAAAAAATGGTTTTAAAGAAGATATAAAAACATTAATTGATATAATTCATGGAAAGGCTGAGCTTGAAGCTAAAAGAGGGCATGCTAGCGGAGTGTATACAAAAGATATATCACCTTATGTAATGGGATGGATATTAGGACTTGAATGGGATCCAGAGTTTGTAGAAAATACAAATAAGATTAATGAAAGTATTAATAGTTTTGATGGAAAATACTTATATACAGAAAACGCTTCTCCTTTTGAAGCATTTTTAGCGGAATGTGGAGATTATGCTATAAACTATGAAACTGAAAAGTATAAATTGCAAAGACCGTTAAGTTTTACTAACTGGGTTACGACAGATACACTAAAACATCCTAATGAACCGTTAAAAAAGGAAGATATGGTTGAAGTGAATACAGAACATATAAAGAAAAGTGATTCATTCAAACCAGGGCTTTTTGCATCATATCACGTATATCCTTATTATCCAGATTTTATGAATTATCAGCATGACTATGCAACATATACAGATGAGGATGGAAAGATAAATACGTACAAAGCTTATTTAAAGGATTTAATAAAAGAACATACAGTACCAGTATTAGTAGCAGAGTTTGGAATACCAGCATCAAGAGGAAAGGCTCATGAAAATATTCATATGGGATATAATCAGGGGGATATAGATGAAAAAAGTCAAGGAGAAATGGATGCAGCAATGCTTCAAGATATTTATGATGAAGGTTATGCTGGAGGTTTGGTTTTTACATGGCAGGATGAATGGTTTAAGAGAACTTGGAACACAATGGATTTAGATTTGCCAGATAAAAGAGCCTATTGGTCTAACCCTCAAACTAATGAACAGGAGTTTGGAATTTTAGCTTTTGACCCTGGAGAAGATAAAAGTATATGTTATGTGGATGGAGACATTTCTGATTGGAAGAGGGATAAGCCTTCAGTAGATACTAGTAACATGAAATTATATGTTAAAAGCGATGAAAAGTATTTATATATAATGGGAGATATAAAAGGATTTGATTTTCAAAATGATAAAGTATTTTTGCCTATTGATATAACTCCATACTCTGGAAATTTAAAATACAATGATTATAATTTAACATTTAAAAGACCAACAGACATGGTAATTGTATTAGATAATAAAGAGGGTTCAAGAATAGTTACAGATTCTTATTACGATACTTTTTATTATCTATACTCTAAACAACTAAAAATGATAGATGAAAATACGGCTTATGAAAAAAAAGATAGTGGAATTTTTAACCCTATTTATTTATGTTTAAATAGATCATTATTTTTACCAGAAGATGAAAAAACACTTCCATTAGAAAAATATGAAACTGGTAAGTTGATTCTGGGAGATGCAAATCCAGAGCACAAGGATTATAATTCGTTAGCTGATTATGCTGTGAATAAAGATAAAGTAGAAATTAGAATCCCGTGGCAACTTTTAAATGTTATGGATCCTTCTACAAAAATGATTATGGATGATTTCAATGAGAAAAATAAAATATCATCACTAAAAATAGAAGGACTTTATATAGGCGGAATTCTAACTAAAAACAATGTTGTTACTGAGACTAGCAACATGGAAGTTTATAATTGGAATGAATGGGAGATTCCAACTTATCACGAAAGACTTAAACCTTCTTACGACATTTTAAAAAAAGCTTTTAAATCAATTGGGAAATAA
- a CDS encoding HEAT repeat domain-containing protein, translating into MEQYVYLSIIFFSLIIFFLYIYIVFEKLVETYEGRRKQKYSKKLVPYIDFIVNEIIDGKDVGFYTLKNLKVICENKDRREIVEERLLYYFENCKGEYLPKLTYLCQYAKIIKYEMKNLKNKNNFKKALAAKRLGEFRSKKSVYRLINELKIADSDVQYNILLALAKIGKENSFLRAFKNNNSTLMLSERSLIEIVDSFEGDKNRIYKYMINFENSLIACVFIKSAGNYKDISLSQDISKYLFSENKELRIAAVKTIGNIVDERYLDDIVKLLKDIEWEVRAVTANALGNFAQDEILSPLAKALSDSQWYVRFNAAKSILNHSKGMTVVSDVFQGKDKFAKDTIIAAIENSLNNELYLYENSNDEDKVALALQIKQYIVQKNKEGII; encoded by the coding sequence ATGGAACAATATGTTTATCTATCAATAATATTTTTTTCATTAATAATATTTTTTCTATATATCTACATTGTATTTGAAAAATTAGTAGAAACCTATGAAGGCAGACGAAAACAAAAATATTCTAAAAAATTAGTACCTTATATTGATTTTATTGTTAATGAAATTATAGATGGAAAAGATGTAGGCTTTTATACTCTAAAAAATCTTAAAGTGATTTGTGAAAATAAAGATAGAAGAGAAATTGTAGAAGAAAGATTATTATATTACTTTGAAAATTGCAAAGGTGAATATTTACCGAAGCTTACATACTTATGCCAGTATGCAAAAATTATTAAATATGAAATGAAAAACCTAAAAAATAAAAATAACTTCAAAAAGGCTTTAGCGGCTAAACGTCTAGGAGAGTTTAGAAGTAAGAAATCTGTTTATAGATTGATAAATGAGCTAAAGATAGCAGATAGTGATGTACAATATAATATTCTTTTAGCACTTGCAAAGATAGGAAAAGAAAATTCGTTTCTTCGCGCATTTAAAAATAATAATTCGACACTAATGCTGAGTGAAAGAAGCCTAATAGAAATAGTTGACAGTTTTGAAGGTGACAAAAATAGAATTTATAAATATATGATAAACTTTGAAAATAGCCTTATTGCATGCGTATTTATTAAGTCAGCAGGCAACTATAAGGATATATCATTAAGCCAGGATATATCAAAATATTTGTTTAGTGAAAATAAGGAACTAAGAATTGCAGCAGTAAAAACTATTGGTAACATAGTTGATGAGAGATATTTAGATGACATTGTAAAACTTTTAAAAGATATTGAATGGGAGGTAAGAGCAGTAACGGCAAATGCATTGGGAAACTTTGCTCAAGATGAAATCCTAAGCCCGCTAGCAAAAGCACTTTCTGATTCACAGTGGTACGTTAGATTTAATGCTGCTAAATCTATATTGAACCATAGCAAAGGAATGACAGTAGTCTCAGATGTTTTCCAAGGGAAAGATAAATTTGCCAAGGATACAATTATAGCAGCAATAGAAAATTCATTAAATAATGAACTTTATTTATATGAAAATTCCAATGATGAAGATAAAGTAGCCTTAGCTCTCCAAATAAAGCAATATATTGTGCAAAAAAACAAGGAGGGCATCATATGA
- a CDS encoding glycosyltransferase family 2 protein, whose protein sequence is MNTVIITQIVITFNQIVLYYVLIINSMNFLQLFLSAFSLYDYIKKMHYSDYEKYTASTNMIPISVLVPAYNEESTIVDNINSLLALNYPCHEVIVINDGSTDNTFKKIVEAYNLKEINQPVRYLIKTKKVKGIYKNIDIPKLTLVHKENGGKADALNIGINLSKYPIFTSIDADSMLESDSLVRVIMPFIEDKLTVAVGGIVRIVNGSKIKDGKVESIGLPHSKLAMFQIVEYLRAFLTGRMGWNALGCLLIISGAFGAFRKDIVLQAGGYSSDTIGEDMELVVKIHKTLRKNKTKYKIKFIPDPVCWTQAPENIKDLRGQRRRWQIGLMDSLLRHKELFMNPKYGIIGIVGVPYFWIFEMLGPVIETLGYISIPLSYAFGLLNTRYFILFLVSSILYGIILSIGAILLEEYTFSKYPSIKQLVRLSWYGVLENFGYRQMTTLFRIDAIIRFKKFRNSWGKIKRESFSD, encoded by the coding sequence ATGAATACAGTAATTATTACACAAATAGTTATAACATTTAATCAGATTGTACTTTATTATGTGTTAATCATTAATTCTATGAATTTTTTGCAGCTATTTTTATCTGCCTTTAGTTTATATGATTATATAAAAAAAATGCATTATTCTGATTATGAGAAGTATACTGCTTCAACAAATATGATACCTATTTCAGTACTTGTTCCTGCTTACAATGAGGAAAGTACAATAGTAGATAACATAAACTCTCTATTAGCGTTAAATTATCCATGCCACGAAGTAATAGTTATTAACGATGGTTCAACAGATAATACTTTTAAAAAGATAGTTGAAGCTTACAATTTGAAAGAAATAAATCAACCAGTAAGATATTTAATAAAAACAAAAAAAGTTAAAGGTATCTATAAAAATATTGACATACCAAAACTTACTTTAGTACATAAGGAAAATGGTGGTAAAGCAGATGCTCTTAATATTGGCATAAACCTATCGAAATATCCGATATTTACGTCCATAGATGCGGATTCAATGCTTGAAAGTGATTCCTTAGTTAGAGTAATAATGCCATTTATTGAAGATAAACTAACAGTTGCTGTTGGTGGAATTGTTAGAATTGTTAATGGTAGTAAGATTAAGGATGGAAAAGTTGAATCCATTGGATTGCCCCATAGTAAGTTAGCAATGTTTCAAATAGTTGAATATTTGAGAGCATTTCTTACAGGAAGAATGGGCTGGAATGCATTAGGATGTTTACTAATTATTTCTGGTGCTTTTGGAGCATTTAGGAAAGATATTGTTTTGCAAGCAGGCGGATATAGTAGTGATACTATTGGAGAAGATATGGAACTCGTAGTTAAGATTCACAAAACTTTAAGAAAAAATAAAACAAAATATAAAATAAAGTTTATACCTGACCCTGTTTGTTGGACGCAGGCACCTGAAAATATAAAGGACTTGAGAGGACAAAGGAGAAGATGGCAAATTGGTTTAATGGACAGCTTACTTCGCCATAAAGAACTATTTATGAATCCTAAATATGGCATAATAGGAATAGTAGGAGTTCCATATTTTTGGATTTTTGAAATGTTAGGTCCAGTAATTGAAACGTTAGGATATATTTCTATTCCATTATCTTATGCTTTTGGGTTACTTAACACTAGATATTTTATACTGTTTTTAGTTTCATCCATACTTTATGGAATAATATTGTCTATAGGTGCAATTTTATTAGAAGAATATACTTTTAGTAAATATCCATCTATAAAACAGTTAGTAAGACTTTCGTGGTATGGTGTTTTAGAGAATTTTGGATATAGACAAATGACAACACTTTTTAGAATAGATGCAATTATAAGGTTTAAAAAGTTTAGAAATAGTTGGGGAAAAATAAAAAGAGAGAGTTTTAGCGATTGA
- a CDS encoding GNAT family N-acetyltransferase translates to MKNKILQLEELSINAFPAILTELYDGWVLRYSNGYTYRGNSINPLYSSTIELKDKIKYCEDKYFKSGLPCVYKMTENVDIALDISLENQGYTIEKCADIMECKIDKDIKLQGEEIKISMDMTNEWLEGFLNLNGTTKESIKSTAKAMLFNIKNPVFCASINDGGIMIACGLGVLENDKIGLYDINVMEQHRRKGFGTKICKAIIHQGIKNGADLAYLQVASLNEKAVQLYSSLGFEKVYTYWYRVKNSYDIGNIND, encoded by the coding sequence ATGAAGAACAAAATACTTCAATTAGAGGAGTTATCAATAAATGCTTTTCCAGCAATATTAACTGAATTATATGATGGATGGGTTTTGAGATATTCAAACGGATATACATATAGAGGAAATAGTATAAATCCATTGTATTCATCTACAATTGAATTAAAAGATAAAATTAAATATTGTGAGGATAAATATTTTAAAAGTGGGTTGCCATGCGTATATAAGATGACAGAAAATGTTGATATAGCTTTAGATATTAGTTTGGAAAATCAAGGATATACTATTGAAAAGTGTGCAGACATTATGGAGTGCAAAATAGATAAAGATATTAAACTTCAAGGTGAAGAAATTAAGATTAGTATGGACATGACTAATGAATGGCTGGAGGGATTTTTAAACCTTAATGGAACGACAAAAGAGAGTATAAAATCAACAGCAAAAGCTATGCTTTTTAATATAAAGAATCCTGTATTTTGTGCAAGTATAAATGATGGTGGAATTATGATAGCTTGTGGTCTTGGTGTTCTGGAAAATGATAAAATAGGGTTATATGATATCAATGTTATGGAACAGCATAGACGTAAGGGATTTGGTACAAAAATATGTAAAGCAATTATACATCAAGGAATCAAAAATGGTGCAGATTTAGCATATTTACAAGTAGCTTCTTTAAATGAAAAAGCTGTTCAATTATACAGCTCTCTTGGATTTGAAAAAGTGTATACATATTGGTATCGGGTTAAAAATTCTTATGATATTGGAAACATAAATGATTAA
- a CDS encoding GNAT family N-acetyltransferase — translation MKNDIFKECPIYTTNVIKLRLTTLEDAMELLKCYSDEKAVPLFNSDNCHGDDFHYTTIERMKEAVDFWQYSYEHRYFVRLTVILNSTKEKIGTIEMFNRESEDEFNHFGLLRIDLRSKYENQKHINEILQIVNQDFYKAFDVDSILTKAIPNAAERIASLQSKGYVPLDKKVMIYDDYYVRRNITN, via the coding sequence ATGAAAAATGATATTTTTAAAGAATGTCCGATTTATACAACAAATGTTATCAAATTAAGATTAACAACATTAGAAGATGCGATGGAATTATTAAAATGTTATTCTGATGAAAAAGCAGTACCATTATTTAATTCTGATAATTGTCATGGTGATGACTTTCACTATACTACTATTGAGAGAATGAAAGAGGCAGTTGATTTTTGGCAATATTCTTATGAACATAGATATTTTGTAAGACTAACGGTTATTTTAAATTCAACAAAAGAGAAAATTGGAACTATAGAAATGTTTAATCGTGAGTCAGAAGATGAATTTAACCATTTTGGATTGCTCCGAATAGATTTACGAAGCAAATATGAAAATCAAAAGCATATTAATGAAATATTACAAATTGTAAATCAAGATTTTTACAAAGCTTTTGATGTTGATTCTATTCTTACAAAAGCAATTCCTAATGCAGCTGAACGTATTGCTTCGCTGCAAAGTAAAGGATATGTTCCATTAGATAAAAAGGTTATGATATATGATGATTATTATGTACGAAGGAATATAACAAATTAA
- a CDS encoding P-loop NTPase family protein (In Listeria monocytogenes this protein binds a specific sites on DNA, influencing the topology and transcription; regulates flaA, proU and ompC; is osmoregulated), with protein MNNIGNRIMVIGSPGSGKSTFSTKLAMITGLKLIHLDKEFWNYGWIETAREDWVKKQKCLISGDKWIVDGNYGGTMDIRLEKADTVICFELNKAVCLLSYFKRVITNVNKVRPDMPEGCPEKFDFEFMKYIWNFPKTSGQRNIDRLEISRDKKIIVFKNRREANKCIIEISKEYEEIINEIT; from the coding sequence ATGAATAACATAGGGAATAGAATAATGGTTATAGGTTCACCAGGTAGTGGTAAGAGTACATTTTCAACAAAACTTGCAATGATAACAGGTCTTAAGCTTATTCATCTTGATAAAGAGTTTTGGAATTATGGTTGGATTGAAACGGCAAGGGAGGATTGGGTAAAAAAACAAAAGTGCTTAATATCAGGAGATAAATGGATAGTAGACGGGAACTATGGTGGGACTATGGATATTCGTCTTGAAAAGGCTGATACAGTAATTTGTTTTGAATTAAATAAAGCAGTTTGTTTACTAAGTTACTTTAAACGAGTTATAACAAATGTAAATAAAGTAAGACCAGATATGCCAGAAGGTTGTCCTGAAAAGTTTGACTTTGAATTTATGAAGTATATTTGGAACTTTCCTAAAACATCAGGTCAAAGAAACATTGATAGACTTGAAATAAGTAGAGATAAAAAAATAATAGTGTTTAAAAATAGAAGAGAAGCAAACAAGTGTATTATAGAAATTTCTAAGGAATATGAGGAGATTATAAATGAAATTACTTGA
- a CDS encoding nuclear transport factor 2 family protein translates to MKLLEKHILELEQELFKPEIRKSAEKISEILSEDFIEICSSGSMYYYNKGDVFDSDVDSSEIKWEVKEFEIKQLSTDCILATYKLIKHSELSESMKYSLRSSIWKLLNGTWKMIFHQGTLTSEF, encoded by the coding sequence ATGAAATTACTTGAAAAACATATATTAGAATTGGAACAAGAGTTATTTAAACCTGAAATAAGAAAATCAGCAGAAAAGATAAGTGAAATACTGTCAGAGGATTTTATTGAAATTTGTAGTTCTGGAAGCATGTATTATTATAACAAAGGTGATGTTTTTGATAGTGATGTTGATTCATCAGAAATAAAGTGGGAAGTAAAAGAATTCGAAATAAAACAATTGTCAACGGATTGTATATTAGCAACATACAAATTGATAAAACATAGTGAATTAAGCGAAAGCATGAAATATTCACTTCGTAGTTCAATATGGAAATTATTAAATGGAACGTGGAAAATGATTTTTCATCAGGGGACTTTGACATCTGAATTTTAA
- a CDS encoding inorganic diphosphatase, producing MEEYLCKKVKVVMDRSLGSKHHNHGFVYPINYGYIPSIVSGDGEEIDVYIIGEFEPLESYEGYVIAIIGSGGCVALPKPKPLCKCKICT from the coding sequence ATGGAAGAATATTTGTGTAAAAAAGTTAAGGTGGTCATGGATAGGTCATTAGGTTCAAAACACCATAATCATGGATTTGTATATCCAATAAATTATGGATATATTCCTAGTATTGTTTCAGGTGATGGAGAAGAAATAGATGTTTATATTATTGGTGAGTTTGAGCCTTTAGAATCTTATGAAGGATATGTTATTGCAATAATAGGTAGTGGAGGATGCGTTGCATTACCTAAACCTAAACCATTATGCAAATGCAAAATTTGTACATAG
- a CDS encoding MBL fold metallo-hydrolase encodes MFLEDLNLLVDTPEDISHALNYADIQQVNTVLFSHIDPDHVLGMRVFEHMRLNWFEISEGKECTNPISVFAMEHVMLDINSICSKYGPYLDYYENIRNVIKRNVVTDYIKLDNIKLTFVKVASATVFVFEQGERKVIYAPCDVKPFPSNDIFKNADVMIIGNTIVGEVLKDGYILKEGNSISNELFSMSEIENLKDKYKIKKVIITHLEEDWGKSYDDYLKLENQYNEIIFAYDGMTFEV; translated from the coding sequence TTGTTTTTAGAAGATTTAAATTTATTAGTAGATACACCAGAAGATATATCACATGCACTGAATTATGCTGATATTCAGCAAGTTAATACGGTGTTATTTAGTCATATTGATCCAGATCATGTACTTGGTATGAGAGTTTTTGAACATATGCGTCTTAATTGGTTTGAAATTTCTGAAGGAAAAGAATGTACAAATCCAATAAGCGTATTTGCTATGGAGCATGTTATGTTAGATATAAATTCTATATGTTCAAAATATGGGCCATATTTAGATTATTATGAAAATATTAGAAATGTAATAAAAAGAAATGTAGTAACAGACTATATTAAATTGGATAACATAAAATTGACATTTGTTAAGGTGGCATCTGCAACAGTATTTGTCTTTGAACAAGGAGAAAGAAAAGTTATTTATGCTCCATGTGATGTAAAGCCATTTCCAAGTAATGATATTTTTAAAAATGCAGATGTTATGATTATCGGAAATACTATTGTTGGTGAAGTGCTAAAGGATGGTTACATTTTAAAAGAAGGAAACAGTATTAGTAATGAGTTGTTTAGTATGAGTGAAATTGAAAATTTAAAAGATAAATATAAGATCAAAAAAGTTATCATCACTCATTTAGAAGAAGACTGGGGTAAGTCTTATGATGATTATTTAAAATTGGAAAATCAATATAATGAAATTATTTTTGCTTATGATGGGATGACTTTTGAAGTGTAG
- a CDS encoding DUF2500 domain-containing protein, which produces MFGFQLIFFVILAFIIFSVISTYVKNENSPVISTKAQLIKKKRDSHTQTDANGIMTTNETLILIFELDTGSELKFTVGWRIYNSISEYEWGSLTFQGTRFVKFEWKNGIVE; this is translated from the coding sequence ATGTTTGGATTTCAATTAATATTTTTTGTTATTTTAGCTTTTATAATTTTTAGTGTAATTAGCACATATGTGAAAAATGAAAATTCTCCAGTTATATCTACAAAAGCACAACTAATTAAGAAAAAAAGAGATAGTCATACTCAAACAGATGCTAATGGAATTATGACAACAAATGAAACTTTAATACTAATATTTGAACTTGATACAGGCAGTGAACTTAAATTTACTGTTGGATGGCGAATTTATAATAGTATTTCAGAATATGAATGGGGGTCATTGACTTTTCAAGGCACACGTTTCGTGAAGTTTGAGTGGAAGAATGGAATAGTGGAATAA
- a CDS encoding GNAT family N-acetyltransferase: MKIEFEKATIDDIDELINVRNKSFYEDYVKYGECPGYNLTKENMKNVFLSRIIYNIISDNKIVGNIGVRDNNDNTYFLGCLCVIPDYENKGIGQEALRFIESEFPKATVWTLETPADKERNHYFYKKFGYNIVKEYMEGSVKLVLFEKKINPVK, encoded by the coding sequence ATGAAAATTGAATTTGAAAAAGCAACTATTGATGATATTGATGAATTGATTAATGTAAGAAATAAAAGTTTTTATGAAGATTATGTTAAATATGGTGAATGCCCTGGATATAATCTTACAAAGGAGAATATGAAGAACGTCTTTTTAAGCAGAATAATATATAATATAATCTCTGATAATAAAATAGTAGGTAATATTGGTGTAAGAGATAATAATGATAATACTTATTTCCTTGGGTGTCTTTGTGTTATACCAGATTATGAAAACAAAGGAATAGGACAAGAAGCTCTTAGGTTTATTGAAAGTGAATTTCCTAAGGCAACTGTTTGGACTTTAGAGACACCTGCGGATAAGGAGAGAAACCATTATTTTTATAAGAAATTTGGATATAACATTGTAAAGGAGTATATGGAGGGCTCTGTTAAGCTAGTGTTGTTTGAAAAGAAAATTAACCCAGTAAAGTGA